In a single window of the Rhodamnia argentea isolate NSW1041297 chromosome 2, ASM2092103v1, whole genome shotgun sequence genome:
- the LOC115740070 gene encoding thioredoxin M-type, chloroplastic-like: MEQNVQMMSMTRGRVLQCCDRSIAFACKGLPNLPTRRGGVMLEKSALNFSLSSPPPPPPLSIRRQRKSSVLCKARDALDEVRVVTDSSWDNLVISSENPVLVEFWAPWCGPCRMIAPVIDELAKEYAGKIACYKLNTDDCPTIATQYGIRSIPTVLFFKSGEKKESVIGAVPKSTLSATIEKYLDL; this comes from the exons ATGGAGCAGAATGTACAGATGATGAGCATGACGAGAGGTAGAGTCTTGCAGTGTTGCGACCGCTCTATCGCATTCGCATGCAAAGGGTTGCCAAATTTGCCGACACGAAGAGGAGGGGTGATGCTGGAGAAGTCCGCTCTCAACTTCTCGctgtcttctcctcctcctcctcctcctctcagcATTAGGCGCCAGAGGAAGTCTAGCGTACTCTGCAAGGCTCGTGACGCACTAGATGAAG TACGAGTGGTGACCGACTCGAGCTGGGACAACCTGGTTATCAGCAGCGAGAACCCCGTCCTGGTGGAGTTCTGGGCGCCATGGTGCGGACCCTGCAGGATGATAGCCCCAGTCATCGACGAGCTGGCCAAGGAGTACGCCGGCAAGATCGCCTGCTACAAGCTCAACACCGACGACTGCCCTACCATTGCCACGCAGTACGGGATCCGAAGCATCCCGACCGTCCTCTTCTTCAAGAGTGGCGAGAAGAAGGAGAGTGTGATCGGGGCCGTCCCCAAGTCCACCTTATCTGCCACCATTGAGAAGTACCTTGATCTGTGA